From bacterium, one genomic window encodes:
- the pyrF gene encoding orotidine-5'-phosphate decarboxylase: MGKLIVALDLNEKEKIYELIEKIGDKVDFYKVGIISYLLFGDELIKYLKKEKKKIFLDLKFFDIPNTVENAVKIIFEKEIDMFTVHLMAGEKVIKSVVEAKKKFNSETKIIGVSILTSFKEEDLQIFGINTPVKKLVEKLAEYGYNWGIDGIVCSGEELELLRSRFKSPFLLITPGIRIEEKKDDQKRITTPKEAIKKGADFIVVGRPIYENPQPEKIVEKIIKEIENGKKSMD, translated from the coding sequence ATGGGAAAACTGATAGTTGCTCTTGATTTGAATGAAAAGGAAAAAATATATGAACTTATTGAAAAAATTGGAGATAAAGTTGATTTTTATAAAGTGGGTATTATTTCTTATCTTCTGTTTGGTGATGAACTTATAAAATATTTAAAAAAAGAAAAGAAAAAAATTTTTCTTGACCTTAAATTTTTTGATATTCCAAATACTGTAGAAAATGCAGTTAAAATTATATTTGAAAAAGAAATTGACATGTTTACAGTTCATCTAATGGCAGGTGAGAAAGTAATAAAAAGTGTTGTGGAAGCGAAAAAAAAATTTAACAGTGAAACCAAAATTATTGGAGTGAGTATATTAACCTCTTTTAAAGAAGAAGATTTACAAATATTTGGAATAAATACACCTGTAAAAAAACTTGTTGAAAAACTTGCTGAATATGGTTATAACTGGGGGATAGATGGAATTGTATGCTCTGGAGAAGAACTTGAACTGTTGAGGAGTAGATTTAAATCACCTTTTTTATTAATTACACCCGGGATAAGAATTGAAGAAAAAAAAGATGACCAGAAAAGAATTACTACTCCTAAAGAAGCTATTAAAAAGGGAGCAGATTTTATAGTGGTTGGTAGACCAATATATGAAAATCCTCAACCTGAAAAAATTGTAGAAAAAATAATAAAAGAGATTGAAAATGGAAAAAAGAGCATGGATTGA
- a CDS encoding polyprenyl synthetase family protein, whose amino-acid sequence MEEIIKNWKKEIDEYLDKKLPTKKDCPSVLSEAMRYTVFSGGKRLRPILVLCVSKILGIDKKKVLPVACGIELIHNFSLV is encoded by the coding sequence ATGGAAGAAATAATTAAAAACTGGAAAAAAGAAATAGATGAGTACCTTGATAAGAAATTACCCACTAAAAAAGATTGTCCTAGTGTTTTAAGTGAAGCAATGAGATATACTGTTTTTTCAGGTGGGAAAAGATTAAGACCAATTTTAGTTCTATGTGTAAGTAAGATTTTGGGAATTGATAAAAAAAAGGTTTTACCAGTTGCGTGTGGAATAGAACTTATACATAATTTTTCTCTTGTAC
- the alr gene encoding alanine racemase has product MEKRAWIEVDISKIRKNILKIKQITGKKFLASVKCNLYGMGVKEIAKEIDDIVDFYGVACFSEAIELKNLKVKKPVLIMGNVLPENIEECILNDIRITLCNEENLEEIIKICKKYQKNAFIHIKIDTGMGRIGLRNDEIIPFIQKCLDFKGIKIEGIFSHFATAEWKDKTYANYQLNIFKKEIKKIENFIKVPIKHIANSGAILNLPESYKEFDMVRIGLLILGIYPAMYLAKKIKFDCAIKGFTRIVFIKQVEKNTPLSYGLSYTTKRKTKVATCCIGYGDGLRRFLSNNFYLKWKGEKVKIIGNICMDQTLLDVTGKNVKIGDKIEIFGDNYEIETMAEIGNTVPQEILCGFGSQRIEKIYKNGRNN; this is encoded by the coding sequence ATGGAAAAAAGAGCATGGATTGAAGTGGATATAAGTAAAATAAGAAAAAATATTCTAAAGATAAAGCAAATAACAGGAAAAAAATTTCTTGCAAGTGTTAAATGTAATCTTTACGGTATGGGTGTAAAAGAAATAGCAAAAGAAATAGATGATATTGTAGATTTTTATGGAGTAGCTTGTTTTAGTGAAGCGATTGAATTAAAAAATCTAAAAGTTAAAAAACCTGTTCTTATAATGGGAAACGTTTTACCTGAAAATATTGAAGAATGTATTTTAAATGATATAAGAATAACTTTATGTAATGAAGAAAATTTAGAAGAAATAATAAAAATCTGCAAAAAGTATCAAAAAAATGCATTTATACATATAAAAATTGACACAGGAATGGGAAGAATTGGGTTAAGAAATGATGAAATAATACCATTTATTCAAAAATGTCTTGATTTTAAAGGTATAAAAATAGAGGGCATATTTTCTCACTTTGCCACTGCTGAATGGAAAGATAAAACTTATGCAAATTATCAATTAAATATTTTCAAAAAAGAAATAAAAAAAATTGAAAATTTTATTAAAGTTCCAATTAAACACATAGCAAATTCAGGTGCTATTTTAAACTTACCAGAAAGTTATAAAGAATTTGATATGGTTAGAATAGGTCTTTTGATACTGGGAATTTATCCTGCTATGTATCTGGCAAAAAAAATAAAATTTGATTGTGCAATAAAAGGTTTTACAAGAATTGTTTTTATTAAACAGGTTGAAAAAAATACTCCTTTAAGTTATGGACTTTCATATACGACAAAAAGAAAAACAAAAGTTGCAACCTGTTGTATTGGATATGGAGACGGACTGAGAAGATTTCTTTCTAATAACTTCTATTTAAAATGGAAAGGTGAAAAAGTTAAAATCATTGGAAATATATGTATGGATCAAACACTTTTAGATGTCACAGGAAAAAATGTTAAAATAGGTGATAAAATAGAAATATTTGGTGATAATTACGAAATTGAAACAATGGCAGAAATAGGTAATACAGTACCACAGGAAATACTGTGTGGTTTTGGGAGTCAAAGAATTGAAAAAATTTACAAAAATGGAAGAAATAATTAA